One genomic window of Undibacterium cyanobacteriorum includes the following:
- a CDS encoding BLUF domain-containing protein — MLVRLLYASRAVDGSLCDTVQSIMQQSRDHNPQHGITGILCHSDNVFMQVLEGGRDAINTLYGMILRDPRHKDVVLLHYEEITERRYAGWTMGQANLGKINPSILLKYSALPELNPHDMSGKMSLALIEELMATAAIVGRA, encoded by the coding sequence ATGTTAGTTCGTCTCTTGTATGCCAGCCGCGCTGTCGACGGCAGTCTCTGTGATACGGTGCAAAGCATCATGCAACAATCGCGTGATCACAATCCTCAACATGGCATTACCGGCATCTTGTGCCACAGCGACAATGTCTTCATGCAAGTCTTAGAGGGTGGCCGCGATGCCATTAACACCTTGTACGGCATGATACTGCGCGACCCACGTCACAAAGATGTGGTCTTGCTGCATTACGAAGAAATCACGGAGCGTCGCTATGCAGGCTGGACCATGGGTCAGGCCAATCTCGGCAAGATCAACCCATCGATCCTGTTGAAATATTCGGCTTTACCAGAGCTCAACCCGCACGACATGTCTGGCAAAATGTCGCTCGCTTTAATCGAAGAATTGATGGCGACAGCGGCCATCGTTGGACGCGCATAA
- the folE gene encoding GTP cyclohydrolase I, whose product MPNDTTYKAVISETIPVSQRIRERIIKSKTRYHANDNIAQFIEPGELDELLAEVEDKLRGVLESLVIDTKSDHNTLDTGRRVAKMYINEIFKGRYVPMPSVTEFPNASHLNELMIIGPITVRSACSHHLCPIIGKVWIGVMPNEHSNLIGLSKYARIAEWIMSRPQIQEEAVVQLADTLQEKMQPDGLAVVMEADHFCMHWRGVKDMDSKMINSVMHGSFLKDPTLRREFLSLIKK is encoded by the coding sequence ATGCCGAACGATACAACTTACAAGGCAGTCATTAGCGAAACGATTCCGGTTTCGCAACGCATCCGCGAACGTATCATCAAAAGCAAAACGCGTTATCACGCCAACGACAATATCGCGCAATTCATCGAACCGGGTGAGCTCGATGAATTACTCGCCGAAGTTGAAGATAAGCTGCGCGGTGTGTTAGAAAGTTTAGTGATTGATACCAAGAGCGATCACAACACGCTCGATACCGGTCGTCGCGTCGCCAAGATGTACATCAATGAGATTTTCAAAGGGCGTTATGTGCCGATGCCATCGGTGACTGAATTTCCGAACGCATCTCATCTGAATGAATTGATGATCATTGGACCGATCACCGTGCGCAGTGCATGTTCACACCATTTGTGTCCGATTATTGGCAAGGTTTGGATCGGTGTGATGCCGAATGAACATTCGAATCTGATTGGTTTATCGAAGTATGCTCGCATCGCCGAGTGGATCATGAGTCGTCCGCAAATTCAAGAAGAGGCTGTGGTTCAGTTAGCCGATACCTTGCAAGAAAAAATGCAACCGGACGGCTTGGCGGTGGTGATGGAAGCCGATCACTTCTGTATGCACTGGCGCGGCGTTAAAGATATGGACTCCAAAATGATCAACAGCGTGATGCATGGATCTTTCTTGAAAGATCCGACACTACGCCGCGAGTTCCTCTCGCTCATCAAGAAATAA
- a CDS encoding zf-HC2 domain-containing protein — translation MRFFYTCKQAHQMLSEGLDRELNVAERAQLKLHLGMCRSCTNFKNQMTLMRQAMKKMSKDGGE, via the coding sequence ATGCGCTTCTTTTACACTTGCAAACAGGCTCATCAAATGCTGTCGGAAGGCTTGGACCGCGAGCTCAATGTCGCCGAGCGCGCTCAGCTCAAACTGCATCTTGGTATGTGCCGCTCCTGCACAAACTTCAAAAATCAAATGACTCTGATGCGCCAGGCGATGAAAAAGATGTCGAAAGATGGCGGTGAATAA
- a CDS encoding sigma-70 family RNA polymerase sigma factor — translation MNELHQQLDAMRPALLRFALLQLRNNTHAEDVVQETLLAVLEKPDSFSGKSSLRTYVIGILKFKIIDLLRLSGREVQIADYCEDDQNEADVIDSLFKADGHTHEEASNWGAPAATLEQKDFFRTLELCIEKLPAQTGRVFMMREWLELSTEEICKELDISSSNLWVLLYRARLRLRECLDLNWFGNSGTASVN, via the coding sequence ATGAACGAACTTCACCAACAACTCGATGCCATGCGCCCCGCTTTGTTACGCTTCGCGCTCCTACAACTTCGCAACAACACCCATGCCGAGGATGTGGTTCAAGAGACCTTACTGGCAGTCTTGGAAAAGCCCGACAGCTTTAGTGGAAAATCGAGTCTACGCACCTACGTGATTGGCATTTTAAAATTTAAAATTATTGATTTATTACGTCTTTCGGGACGAGAAGTACAAATTGCCGATTACTGTGAAGATGATCAGAACGAGGCCGATGTCATCGACAGCCTGTTCAAAGCCGATGGACATACGCACGAAGAAGCCTCCAACTGGGGTGCCCCAGCGGCGACACTCGAACAGAAAGATTTCTTTCGCACTCTCGAACTTTGCATTGAAAAGCTACCTGCGCAGACAGGACGAGTCTTTATGATGCGGGAATGGTTAGAGCTTTCGACCGAAGAAATTTGTAAGGAATTGGACATAAGTTCGTCTAATCTTTGGGTGCTACTGTACCGTGCTCGGCTGCGTCTACGAGAATGCCTGGACCTCAATTGGTTTGGAAATTCTGGTACAGCTTCTGTAAATTGA
- the argB gene encoding acetylglutamate kinase, whose protein sequence is MSTTTTLQNDDHDRLANVEPEIKAEILAEALPYIRKFHGKTIVVKYGGNAMTEEKLKHGFARDVILLKLVGMNPVVVHGGGPQIDSALKRLGKEGNFIQGMRITDEETMEVVEWVLGGEVQQDIVMLINHYGGQAVGLTGKDGGLIRARKLKMPDRENPGEFLDIGFVGEIDAINPAVVKALQDDAFIPIISPIGFGEDGQAYNINADLVAGKIAEILKAEKLIMMTNIPGVMDKQGNLVTDLSAREIDEMFADGTISGGMLPKISSALDAAKSGVNTVHIIDGRIPHSLLLEILTEQAFGTMIRSH, encoded by the coding sequence ATGAGCACGACCACCACTTTGCAAAATGACGATCATGATCGCTTAGCGAACGTGGAGCCTGAAATCAAGGCCGAAATTTTGGCCGAGGCTCTGCCCTATATTCGTAAGTTCCACGGTAAGACCATCGTCGTCAAATATGGTGGTAATGCCATGACCGAAGAGAAACTCAAGCATGGTTTCGCCCGTGATGTGATTTTGCTGAAATTGGTTGGCATGAATCCTGTGGTGGTTCATGGTGGCGGTCCACAAATCGACAGTGCTTTGAAGCGCCTCGGCAAAGAGGGCAACTTCATTCAAGGTATGCGTATCACTGATGAAGAAACCATGGAAGTTGTGGAATGGGTCTTGGGCGGTGAGGTGCAGCAAGATATCGTTATGCTGATCAATCACTACGGCGGTCAAGCGGTCGGTTTGACGGGGAAAGATGGCGGCTTGATTCGCGCACGTAAATTGAAAATGCCAGACCGCGAAAACCCAGGTGAATTCTTAGACATCGGCTTCGTTGGTGAGATCGATGCAATCAATCCTGCAGTCGTCAAAGCACTACAAGACGACGCCTTCATCCCAATTATCTCCCCAATCGGTTTCGGTGAAGACGGACAAGCCTATAACATCAACGCCGACTTAGTCGCCGGCAAGATCGCTGAAATCTTGAAAGCCGAAAAGCTGATCATGATGACCAACATCCCAGGTGTGATGGACAAACAAGGTAACTTGGTGACCGATTTGTCGGCGCGAGAAATCGACGAAATGTTCGCCGACGGCACCATCTCCGGCGGCATGTTACCGAAGATTTCCTCCGCCCTAGATGCAGCAAAATCCGGCGTCAACACAGTCCACATCATTGACGGCCGTATTCCACATTCACTGTTGTTGGAGATCTTAACTGAACAAGCATTCGGTACGATGATTCGTTCGCATTAA
- a CDS encoding DUF6000 family protein, whose amino-acid sequence MTPLQMHVAGATVQHLGPFGEIVVPTNTSPLSPEIRDKWVRPLYFGLRHDRAAAFVEKNLGEADLELVKVLLSHFDWRSRKTGAHLAAFLGLSDFEDQIGRLLLRSDVCYAGFGYCVAIAEFNTPIGVQYLNRYLDYYLKKPELFFDQNNVMAALKYLDEVNGTKFFDLHLGNWNDFVVGKQNWDLERSIDGFKEYVALFKDIKKRCET is encoded by the coding sequence ATGACACCACTTCAGATGCATGTCGCAGGTGCGACTGTTCAACACCTTGGGCCGTTCGGTGAAATAGTGGTACCAACAAATACATCGCCTTTGTCGCCAGAGATTCGCGATAAATGGGTACGCCCCTTGTACTTTGGATTGCGTCATGATAGGGCCGCAGCGTTTGTTGAAAAAAATTTAGGTGAAGCCGACCTAGAATTAGTTAAGGTATTGCTCAGTCACTTCGATTGGCGATCACGTAAAACGGGTGCTCATTTAGCTGCATTTCTCGGCCTAAGCGACTTCGAAGATCAAATCGGGCGTCTTTTGCTGCGAAGTGATGTGTGTTATGCGGGTTTTGGCTATTGTGTAGCGATCGCTGAATTTAATACACCGATAGGGGTTCAATATTTAAATAGATATTTGGACTATTATTTGAAAAAGCCAGAATTATTTTTCGATCAGAATAATGTGATGGCAGCACTCAAGTATCTCGATGAAGTGAATGGGACAAAGTTTTTTGATCTCCATCTTGGAAACTGGAATGATTTTGTAGTAGGTAAGCAGAATTGGGACCTTGAAAGATCGATTGATGGCTTCAAGGAGTATGTTGCACTCTTTAAAGATATCAAAAAACGATGTGAAACCTAG
- a CDS encoding pyrimidine 5'-nucleotidase: protein MKLNPNQTIWLFDLDNTLHNASKAVFPAIAENMTRYMAQVLADENGQVDMERVNHLRTEYLRRYGATLQGMIIHHGVKQEEFLREAHRFDNLTQLLHLDRGVARVLRRLPGKKILFTNAPHAYSREVLQHLRLHRDFAGHIAIEQMRVHGKAHPKPSKAYLRKLLAQHGWQARQCILVEDSVANLQAAKRLGLRTVMITGHGQHVVQKSRTACADITVKSVFQLARLFKSW, encoded by the coding sequence ATGAAATTAAACCCAAACCAAACCATCTGGCTCTTCGACCTAGACAACACCCTCCACAACGCCAGCAAAGCCGTTTTCCCCGCCATCGCCGAAAACATGACACGCTACATGGCGCAAGTGTTGGCCGATGAAAACGGTCAAGTCGACATGGAACGTGTCAATCATTTGCGTACGGAATATCTGCGGCGCTATGGTGCGACGCTGCAAGGGATGATCATTCATCATGGCGTGAAGCAAGAAGAATTCTTGCGTGAGGCGCATCGCTTTGACAACCTCACCCAGCTGCTGCATCTCGATCGCGGTGTGGCGCGTGTATTACGCCGCTTGCCTGGAAAAAAGATTCTCTTCACCAATGCACCCCACGCGTATTCACGTGAGGTGCTGCAGCACTTGCGGCTGCATAGAGATTTCGCTGGCCACATCGCGATTGAACAGATGCGCGTGCATGGCAAGGCCCATCCTAAGCCGAGCAAGGCTTATTTGCGCAAATTACTGGCGCAGCATGGTTGGCAAGCGCGCCAATGTATTTTGGTGGAAGATAGTGTGGCGAATTTGCAAGCGGCCAAGCGTTTGGGTTTGCGTACTGTGATGATTACCGGCCATGGACAACATGTGGTGCAGAAAAGTCGAACGGCGTGTGCCGATATCACGGTAAAATCAGTGTTTCAGTTGGCACGCCTATTCAAGTCTTGGTAG
- the slmA gene encoding nucleoid occlusion factor SlmA translates to MSITKPGQRKLQILQALAGMLENPKGEKITTAALAAKIDVSEATLYRHFASKAQMFEGLMEFIESSIFGLINQITVQDKDGISQAANITLMLLSFAERNPGMTRVLIGDALVNEDERLQTQMNHLIDRIELAYKQSLRQAAALGQVPEVEVSARANLLVAFVMGRWHRYAKSGFKALPTDGAQAQLNILL, encoded by the coding sequence ATGTCGATCACCAAACCCGGTCAACGCAAGCTGCAAATTCTTCAGGCCTTAGCAGGGATGTTAGAAAACCCCAAGGGTGAAAAAATCACGACCGCAGCGTTGGCGGCTAAGATCGATGTCTCGGAAGCGACTTTGTATCGTCATTTCGCTAGCAAAGCGCAAATGTTCGAAGGTTTGATGGAGTTTATCGAATCGAGTATTTTCGGTTTGATCAATCAAATTACAGTGCAAGACAAAGATGGTATTTCACAAGCTGCGAATATCACTTTGATGCTCTTGAGTTTTGCCGAACGCAACCCCGGTATGACGCGTGTTCTCATCGGCGATGCTTTGGTCAATGAGGATGAGCGTTTGCAGACCCAAATGAATCATCTGATCGACAGAATTGAATTGGCTTACAAACAAAGTTTGCGCCAAGCGGCGGCGCTAGGACAAGTTCCCGAAGTAGAAGTGAGCGCACGCGCGAATTTATTGGTGGCCTTTGTGATGGGCCGTTGGCATCGTTACGCGAAGTCGGGATTCAAAGCGCTGCCCACCGATGGAGCCCAAGCACAACTGAATATTTTGTTGTAA
- a CDS encoding IMPACT family protein, with protein MYQLKSAVFAELEIKKSRFLGQLYPIYSRAEAQALLQQIRQQHPGAVHVCWVLLCEGDSGLDDDGEPSGTAAKPMYNVLIHKELFNVLAVVVRYWGGIKLGAGGLTRAYGQAISDAFKDAELIPIEILSEAKLKFEFADESSVRRLCEQRGAQIVDAAYEDKVVLHIKIKSTELQALLDETYNHLRGKLEIETLD; from the coding sequence ATGTACCAACTCAAATCGGCCGTGTTTGCCGAACTCGAAATCAAAAAGAGTCGCTTCCTAGGTCAACTCTATCCCATCTACAGTCGCGCTGAAGCGCAAGCACTGCTGCAACAAATTCGCCAACAACACCCCGGTGCGGTGCATGTGTGCTGGGTACTCTTGTGCGAAGGCGATTCAGGTTTGGATGACGATGGCGAACCGTCTGGCACTGCCGCCAAACCGATGTATAACGTTCTGATCCATAAAGAACTGTTCAATGTACTTGCGGTAGTGGTGCGCTACTGGGGCGGCATTAAGCTTGGCGCAGGTGGTTTGACGCGCGCCTATGGTCAAGCCATTTCGGACGCATTTAAAGATGCAGAATTGATTCCGATCGAAATCCTGAGTGAAGCCAAACTCAAATTCGAATTTGCCGATGAATCCAGTGTGCGCCGCTTATGTGAGCAACGTGGCGCGCAAATCGTTGATGCAGCTTACGAAGATAAAGTCGTCCTGCATATCAAAATCAAATCGACCGAGCTGCAGGCTTTGCTCGACGAAACCTATAATCACTTGCGTGGAAAATTAGAAATTGAAACGCTCGATTGA
- a CDS encoding flagellar basal body-associated FliL family protein — protein sequence MMSYFRRFIVLLALTCGLAGVSASALANSDKGSASASGAPTAHLEPFVVNLSSFDKYLQAVITLQVTASEIGDKIKTYMPMVRHVVIMTLSSKDSSEVQSSAGKKALVEELKEKLNSALKTSEHEGVSDVFFENFVIQ from the coding sequence ATGATGTCTTACTTTCGTCGCTTCATCGTCTTACTCGCGCTAACATGTGGCTTAGCTGGCGTTTCCGCATCGGCTTTGGCGAACAGTGATAAAGGTAGTGCCAGTGCATCGGGCGCACCAACCGCGCATTTGGAGCCTTTCGTGGTCAATCTATCGAGCTTTGATAAATACTTGCAAGCCGTCATCACCTTGCAAGTGACTGCCAGCGAAATCGGTGACAAAATTAAGACTTATATGCCGATGGTGCGCCATGTTGTGATCATGACTTTGAGTAGTAAAGACTCCAGCGAAGTGCAGTCCTCTGCCGGCAAAAAAGCCTTGGTCGAAGAACTCAAAGAGAAACTCAATAGCGCCTTAAAGACCAGCGAACATGAAGGTGTCAGCGACGTCTTTTTCGAAAATTTCGTGATTCAGTAA
- the ettA gene encoding energy-dependent translational throttle protein EttA gives MANYVYTMNRVGKIVPPKRQILKDISLSFFPGAKIGVLGLNGSGKSSLLKIMAGIDKDIQGEAVPMPNIKIGYLPQEPQLDPEQTVRQAVEGGLGEVFEAKAKLDEVYAAYADENADFDALANEQARLEAIIAAAAGDNLELQLEMAADALRLPAWDAKIAVLSGGEKRRVALCRLLLSKPDMLLLDEPTNHLDAESVDWLEQFLLRFPGTVVAITHDRYFLDNAAEWILELDRGAGIPWKGNYSSWLDQKQARLKQEEATESARQKALQKELEWSRQNPKARQAKSKARLARFNEMSEYEYQKRNETQEIFIPVAERLGNEVIEFKNVSKAFGDRLLIDNLSFKIPPGAIVGIIGPNGAGKSTLFRMIKGIEQPDSGEVVLGKTAKISLVDQSREDLSNTKTVFEDVSNGADLLSVGRFEMPSRAYLGRFNFKGSDQQKIVGNLSGGERGRLHLAKTLLQGGNVLLLDEPSNDLDVETLRALEDALLEFAGSVMVISHDRWFLDRIATHILAFEGNSQVVFFDGNYQEYEADKKKRLGEEGAKPKRIRYKPLTV, from the coding sequence ATGGCAAATTACGTCTATACCATGAATCGCGTCGGCAAAATCGTGCCGCCGAAACGTCAAATTCTGAAAGACATCTCTCTCTCTTTCTTCCCAGGCGCCAAAATTGGCGTGCTTGGTTTGAATGGCTCTGGTAAGTCCTCGCTGCTCAAAATCATGGCTGGTATCGATAAAGATATCCAAGGTGAAGCCGTACCGATGCCAAATATTAAAATCGGTTACTTGCCACAAGAACCGCAACTTGACCCAGAACAAACCGTGCGTCAAGCCGTTGAAGGCGGCCTCGGTGAAGTCTTTGAAGCGAAAGCAAAATTGGATGAAGTGTATGCCGCCTATGCCGATGAAAACGCAGACTTCGATGCCCTAGCCAACGAACAAGCACGTTTAGAAGCGATCATCGCTGCAGCCGCAGGCGACAATCTCGAACTGCAATTAGAAATGGCGGCCGATGCTTTGCGCTTGCCAGCGTGGGATGCCAAGATTGCGGTACTCTCCGGTGGTGAAAAACGCCGCGTGGCTTTGTGCCGTTTGCTCTTGTCCAAACCCGACATGCTATTGCTCGACGAACCAACCAACCACTTGGATGCTGAATCCGTCGACTGGCTGGAACAATTCCTGTTGCGCTTCCCTGGCACTGTGGTGGCGATTACGCATGATCGCTACTTCCTCGACAATGCTGCCGAATGGATTTTGGAATTGGACCGTGGTGCGGGTATTCCTTGGAAAGGCAATTACTCCTCTTGGCTCGATCAAAAACAAGCACGTTTGAAGCAAGAAGAAGCGACTGAATCTGCGCGTCAAAAAGCCTTGCAAAAAGAATTGGAATGGTCGCGTCAGAATCCGAAAGCACGTCAAGCTAAGAGTAAGGCCCGTTTGGCACGCTTCAACGAGATGAGCGAATACGAATACCAAAAACGCAATGAGACACAGGAAATCTTTATCCCTGTCGCAGAACGCCTTGGTAACGAAGTCATCGAATTCAAAAACGTCAGCAAAGCCTTTGGCGATCGCCTCTTAATTGACAATCTCAGCTTCAAGATTCCACCAGGTGCCATCGTCGGTATTATTGGTCCAAACGGCGCTGGTAAATCAACCTTGTTCCGCATGATCAAAGGCATAGAACAACCGGACAGCGGTGAAGTTGTGCTCGGTAAAACGGCGAAGATTTCTTTGGTCGATCAATCACGTGAAGATTTGTCAAATACCAAGACCGTGTTCGAAGACGTTTCGAACGGTGCTGATCTCTTGAGCGTCGGCCGTTTTGAAATGCCATCGCGCGCCTACCTCGGTCGCTTTAACTTCAAAGGTTCAGATCAACAAAAGATCGTCGGTAATTTGTCCGGTGGTGAACGTGGTCGTTTGCACTTGGCGAAAACCTTGCTGCAAGGTGGTAATGTCTTGCTCCTCGACGAACCATCAAACGATCTCGACGTCGAAACCTTACGTGCATTGGAAGATGCGCTGTTAGAGTTCGCTGGTAGTGTGATGGTGATCTCGCATGATCGTTGGTTCCTCGATCGTATCGCCACGCACATCTTGGCATTCGAAGGCAATTCGCAAGTTGTCTTCTTTGATGGTAACTATCAAGAATACGAAGCGGATAAGAAGAAACGTTTGGGTGAAGAAGGTGCCAAACCAAAACGTATTCGCTATAAGCCATTGACGGTGTAA
- a CDS encoding GGDEF domain-containing protein, producing the protein MESIIKHLMEITGHRDHDLLNISVISALSELTNAGRARVLDILHVGEKAHVKPQITIIKGKLAPSEEMSGVTTPEVPIEQYPQLAEALRKHENVAEHLAENGDRTLWLPVWMNEKVNVCLEIQNPETYTENTKEVMGGILVVYRNFQNLLDYSERDSLTGLLNRKTFDDNFSKILRTTIQKNALPETEVEIERRHNEREKQHWLAVLDIDHFKRVNDQFGHLYGDEVLILVANLMRSSFRPTDKLFRFGGEEFVILLRSTSKEDAKMIFERFRENVARYPFPQVGTVTISIGFAHIDPFEPAVGIIGRADQALYFAKSNGRNRVCHYEDLVSTGELRIEVSQDSVEFF; encoded by the coding sequence ATGGAATCAATTATCAAACATTTGATGGAAATTACAGGACATCGTGATCACGATCTGCTGAATATTTCCGTAATCTCCGCTCTAAGTGAATTGACGAACGCGGGTCGTGCACGAGTACTCGATATTCTGCATGTCGGCGAGAAGGCTCACGTCAAACCACAGATCACCATCATTAAAGGCAAGCTGGCTCCATCTGAAGAAATGTCAGGTGTGACGACGCCTGAGGTACCCATCGAACAATATCCCCAACTGGCTGAGGCATTACGCAAACATGAAAATGTTGCTGAACATCTTGCTGAAAATGGTGATCGTACGCTTTGGTTGCCGGTGTGGATGAACGAAAAAGTGAACGTCTGCCTTGAGATTCAAAACCCCGAAACCTATACAGAGAATACGAAAGAAGTGATGGGTGGGATTTTGGTTGTCTACCGAAATTTCCAAAATCTCCTCGATTACTCTGAACGAGATTCGCTAACGGGTCTTCTAAATCGGAAAACCTTCGACGACAATTTCTCAAAGATTCTGCGTACCACGATTCAAAAGAATGCATTACCTGAAACAGAGGTCGAAATTGAGCGCCGTCACAACGAGCGTGAGAAACAACATTGGCTGGCGGTGCTGGATATCGATCACTTTAAACGTGTGAATGACCAGTTCGGTCACTTGTACGGTGATGAAGTGTTGATTTTGGTTGCGAACTTAATGCGTTCATCGTTCCGACCAACTGACAAATTATTCCGTTTCGGCGGTGAAGAATTTGTGATCTTGCTGCGTTCGACTTCGAAAGAAGATGCGAAAATGATCTTTGAGCGTTTCCGTGAGAACGTCGCTCGTTATCCTTTCCCGCAAGTGGGTACAGTGACGATTAGTATTGGTTTTGCGCATATTGATCCATTTGAACCAGCGGTTGGTATCATCGGTCGCGCTGATCAAGCGCTCTATTTCGCGAAATCGAATGGTCGAAATCGGGTTTGCCATTACGAAGATCTCGTCAGTACCGGCGAATTGAGAATCGAAGTTTCGCAAGATAGTGTGGAATTCTTCTAA
- a CDS encoding LysR substrate-binding domain-containing protein, which yields MELRQLRYFVAIVDHGSLSRAARVLHIVQPALTQQLQQLEEELGATLLHRSAQGMQATDAGKIFYEHALAILKQVSDAKSAVRQSTDKPSGTVALGIPQSASGALAFPLLTAVRAAYPEIVFQLTEELTGNLTEQLASGRLNLAILFDDGQLSKFSTTHLVEEEMMFITRSDSQFACKKKSISLAKVLEVPLILPSIQHGVRPRIEQVVREQGLQIENVIDITSIAILKSAILADMGATILPVSPLLAEIERGEMRAVPINDVKLSRTVSLCASKNIPLTNAAKAVEKLVLDLSRDLVRSGKWLGAELVEDQIQ from the coding sequence ATGGAACTCCGCCAACTTCGCTATTTCGTCGCCATTGTCGATCATGGTTCTTTGTCGCGAGCAGCGCGGGTTTTGCATATTGTGCAGCCAGCGTTGACGCAACAGTTGCAGCAACTTGAAGAAGAGCTTGGCGCGACCTTACTGCATCGTTCTGCCCAGGGCATGCAAGCGACGGACGCCGGTAAAATTTTCTATGAGCATGCCCTTGCGATCTTAAAGCAAGTCAGCGACGCCAAGTCGGCAGTGCGGCAAAGTACGGATAAACCTAGTGGTACGGTGGCACTAGGCATTCCACAAAGTGCCTCCGGTGCTCTAGCATTTCCTTTGTTGACGGCGGTGCGGGCGGCTTATCCTGAGATCGTTTTCCAATTGACAGAAGAGTTGACCGGCAACCTGACCGAGCAGTTGGCATCGGGACGTTTGAATCTTGCGATTCTGTTCGATGACGGTCAGCTTTCCAAATTTTCCACCACGCATTTGGTGGAAGAAGAGATGATGTTTATAACCCGCAGTGACTCGCAGTTTGCATGCAAGAAGAAAAGCATTAGTCTCGCCAAAGTGTTGGAAGTGCCATTGATTTTGCCGAGCATTCAGCACGGTGTACGACCACGCATCGAACAAGTTGTGCGCGAACAAGGTCTACAAATTGAAAACGTCATCGACATCACTTCGATTGCGATTTTGAAGTCAGCTATTTTGGCAGATATGGGCGCCACGATCTTGCCGGTCTCGCCTCTACTTGCCGAGATCGAACGTGGTGAAATGCGCGCAGTACCAATCAACGATGTGAAGTTATCGCGCACGGTGAGTCTATGTGCGTCGAAGAATATTCCTCTGACCAATGCCGCAAAAGCAGTTGAGAAATTAGTCCTCGATTTATCACGTGATCTAGTACGAAGTGGTAAATGGCTTGGTGCCGAGCTAGTCGAGGATCAGATTCAATGA